In the genome of Candidatus Aenigmatarchaeota archaeon, one region contains:
- a CDS encoding tail fiber domain-containing protein, which produces MRKAFMTLVFLLYLLPLIQAKSFIVRNVSNEGQTYFIVNGNTGYVGVGLITPLYPLHVSGDVYWTGVLQGGDVPWVRLSNYPSACSSGQAITALGDTPTCTAFLQTESDPKVGTVTNTYVCYGDGSAVQCGDAGITYSTSTDRLTVGALTVDTNTLYVDSSNDRVGIGTTSPNSTLHVVGNINITGAYYGAGTGLTGTATSLTAGDLQCTNCIGGTEIDESSLVPLSSWYNTTAQIQAVLVGGNLTGTVGNANLASNSVNSAKIVDRSISAIDLAPDIGLGWQNLTAYPSACSSGQAITALGDTPTCTAFLQTESDPQVGTVTNTYVCYGDGSAVQCGDAGITYSTSTDRLTVGALTVDTNTLYVDSSNDRVGIGTTSPLAKLHITGTGSLLNVSNSTHSFLFVNGTSGNVGIGTTNPGSYKLYVDGIIYASGSSKKFKENITYLEINTTKIYELKPVSFDFKPEYKHLGEDIGGGRQFGLIAEDTFEVIPELVIRDNNGNVSNVNYEKLSILLLEELKKQHQEIIQLKEEIKYLKEQINKTVK; this is translated from the coding sequence ATGAGAAAGGCATTCATGACTCTTGTTTTCCTGTTATACCTTTTACCCTTGATTCAGGCAAAGAGTTTTATAGTCAGGAATGTCTCTAATGAGGGGCAAACCTACTTTATTGTTAATGGTAATACTGGTTATGTAGGTGTTGGTTTGATAACCCCACTCTATCCTTTGCATGTTTCTGGGGATGTTTATTGGACTGGTGTATTACAGGGAGGTGATGTACCGTGGGTTAGACTAAGCAATTATCCATCTGCCTGTTCAAGCGGACAAGCAATTACTGCATTAGGTGACACACCTACCTGCACAGCATTTCTCCAAACAGAATCAGATCCTAAAGTCGGCACTGTAACAAACACCTATGTCTGCTATGGAGATGGTTCAGCAGTTCAATGTGGTGACGCAGGAATAACCTATTCTACTTCAACAGATAGGTTGACCGTGGGTGCATTGACTGTTGACACAAATACTTTGTATGTTGATTCAAGTAATGATAGGGTTGGTATAGGTACAACATCTCCAAATTCCACTTTACATGTGGTTGGTAATATAAATATAACAGGTGCTTATTATGGTGCCGGTACTGGTTTGACTGGAACTGCTACATCTTTGACTGCAGGTGACCTTCAATGCACCAACTGTATCGGAGGAACAGAAATAGATGAATCAAGTCTAGTCCCACTATCAAGCTGGTACAACACAACTGCACAAATCCAAGCAGTTCTAGTTGGTGGAAATCTTACTGGAACTGTTGGCAATGCCAACCTTGCAAGTAATTCTGTTAACTCTGCAAAGATAGTTGATAGATCAATATCAGCAATTGATCTTGCTCCTGATATCGGCCTTGGCTGGCAAAACTTGACTGCATATCCATCTGCCTGTTCAAGCGGACAAGCAATTACTGCATTAGGTGACACACCTACCTGCACAGCATTTCTCCAAACAGAATCAGATCCTCAAGTCGGCACTGTAACAAACACCTATGTCTGCTATGGAGATGGTTCAGCAGTTCAATGTGGTGATGCAGGAATAACCTATTCTACTTCAACAGATAGGTTGACCGTGGGTGCATTGACTGTTGACACAAATACTTTGTATGTTGATTCAAGTAATGATAGGGTTGGTATAGGTACAACATCTCCTTTAGCCAAACTTCACATAACCGGGACAGGTTCACTCTTGAATGTCAGCAACTCAACACATTCTTTTTTATTTGTGAATGGAACTTCCGGCAACGTCGGCATCGGGACAACAAATCCAGGTTCTTACAAACTATATGTTGATGGAATAATTTATGCGTCGGGAAGTTCAAAAAAATTCAAAGAAAATATCACATACTTGGAAATAAACACTACTAAAATATATGAACTTAAACCTGTGTCTTTTGATTTTAAACCCGAATATAAACATTTAGGTGAAGATATTGGTGGAGGTAGACAATTTGGTTTAATTGCAGAGGACACTTTTGAAGTCATACCAGAATTAGTGATTCGTGATAATAATGGAAACGTAAGTAATGTAAATTATGAAAAATTGAGTATATTGCTTTTGGAGGAATTGAAAAAACAGCATCAAGAAATCATACAATTAAAGGAAGAAATTAAATATTTAAAAGAACAAATAAATAAAACAGTGAAATGA
- a CDS encoding DUF86 domain-containing protein: MKRDETVYLKDILESIERIEEYKRGINRKKFLENPQIQDSIIRRLEIIGEAVKNLSKGFREEHPQVEWKKISGTRDILIHSYFGVNLERVWNLIELDLPKLKKEIEKILRGWE, translated from the coding sequence ATGAAAAGAGATGAAACGGTTTATCTAAAAGATATTTTAGAATCTATTGAGAGGATAGAAGAATATAAAAGAGGTATTAATAGGAAAAAATTTCTTGAAAACCCCCAAATTCAAGATTCAATAATAAGGAGGCTTGAAATAATAGGAGAGGCAGTTAAAAATCTTTCAAAAGGATTTAGAGAAGAGCATCCTCAAGTTGAATGGAAAAAAATCTCTGGAACAAGAGATATATTGATTCATAGTTATTTTGGGGTAAATTTAGAAAGAGTTTGGAATCTTATAGAACTTGATTTACCAAAACTTAAAAAAGAGATAGAAAAGATCTTGAGGGGGTGGGAATGA
- a CDS encoding nucleotidyltransferase family protein: MPKSTRIENEKIKNDLEEIKRKILPILKKYKVKKAGLFGSVVRGEAKKRSDIDILVELPKRMSLFEMAGLKIELEKVLEKKVDLGEYSFIHPFLKDRILNEEVRIYEKR; this comes from the coding sequence GTGCCAAAATCTACGAGAATTGAGAATGAAAAAATAAAAAATGATTTAGAAGAGATAAAGAGAAAGATATTGCCAATCCTTAAAAAATACAAGGTGAAAAAGGCTGGGTTATTTGGAAGCGTGGTTAGGGGAGAAGCAAAAAAGAGAAGTGATATTGATATTTTAGTTGAGCTTCCAAAGAGAATGAGCTTGTTTGAGATGGCTGGATTGAAAATTGAACTAGAGAAAGTGCTAGAAAAAAAAGTAGATTTGGGGGAGTATTCGTTTATCCATCCATTCTTGAAAGATAGGATCTTGAATGAGGAAGTGAGGATATATGAAAAGAGATGA
- a CDS encoding DUF86 domain-containing protein: MKRDEIFLRHILENISLIQQSLLNVKKQDFLKDREKQDANLRRLEIIGEAAKNISNRLKQKYSSVPWKEIAGTRDKLIHNYFGVDLELTWEIIKVDLPKLKKEIEKILGEVV; the protein is encoded by the coding sequence ATGAAAAGAGATGAAATATTTTTGAGGCATATACTTGAAAACATCTCACTAATCCAGCAATCTTTATTAAATGTCAAAAAACAGGATTTCCTTAAAGATAGAGAGAAGCAAGATGCAAATTTAAGGAGGCTTGAAATAATAGGAGAGGCTGCGAAGAATATTTCCAATAGACTAAAGCAAAAATATTCATCGGTCCCATGGAAAGAAATTGCTGGAACTAGGGATAAACTCATCCACAACTACTTTGGGGTTGACCTTGAATTAACTTGGGAAATAATAAAAGTGGATTTACCAAAACTTAAAAAAGAGATAGAAAAGATTTTAGGGGAAGTCGTATGA
- a CDS encoding nucleotidyltransferase family protein, with protein MPKSTRIENEKIKNDLEEIKRKILPILKKYKVKKAGLFGSVVRGEAKKRSDIDILVDLPEGKSLLDLINLEIKLKNKLGRKVDLLTYKSIHPLLKDTILREEVRIYEKR; from the coding sequence GTGCCAAAATCTACGAGAATTGAGAATGAAAAAATAAAAAATGATTTAGAAGAGATAAAGAGAAAGATATTGCCAATCCTTAAAAAATACAAGGTGAAAAAGGCTGGGTTATTTGGAAGCGTGGTTAGGGGAGAAGCAAAAAAGAGAAGTGATATTGATATACTAGTAGATCTTCCTGAAGGCAAAAGCTTGCTGGATTTGATTAATTTGGAAATCAAGTTAAAAAACAAGTTAGGAAGAAAGGTTGATCTTTTAACCTACAAGTCGATTCACCCATTACTTAAGGATACAATTTTAAGAGAAGAGGTAAGAATATATGAAAAGAGATGA